The stretch of DNA CGGTACACACGACCGGGTCCGACGGTTCCGCCGAGATGCACGAGGATGAGGCGCGCGGTTGGGACGGTTTTCGCGAGGCCGTGCGTTTTCTGGACACCGCTGCCGCACTGCAGGATCCCCTCGTCTCCGGGATACTGGCCCCCTGCAGGGTCGAGACCGTGGCAGAGGATGTTTTGCGGGCGACCGCGAAGGAGAGCGCGCGGCGCGGTGTTCTCGTACGGGCGCACGCGACCCAGGAGCTCTCGGAGCGGGCGATCATCAGGGAGAAGCACGATGCTACCCCGCTTGAGCTTCTCGAGCGGGTGGGCCTGCTGAATGAACGCCTCGTGCTCGCGCATGGGGTCTACCTTGATGTGCACCCCGACGTCCTGGGGCGTGATACGGGTGAGATCGCGCGGCTTGCTGCCGCGGGCGTTTCGATCGTTCACTGCCCACTGACGAACGCTCGATACGCATTCCTGCTTGAACGGATCTCGCAATACCTCGACCAGGGCGTGAACATTGCGCTCGGCACCGACTCGTTCCCGCCTGACCTGATCCGCGCGATTGACACCGGGGTGCAGACTGCCAAAGCACAGCATCGCGACCTCAGCATGGGTTACCTCGCCCAATACGTCGAGGCCGCCACGATGGGTGGCGCGAAGGCGCTGCACCGCGCCGATCTCGGGCGCATCGCCCACGGGGCGACCGCTGACCTTGTCGCGTTCTCTCTCGACGACTTCCGTGGGGGAGTGATCGACGACCCGATGCGCACGCTCGTGCTCTCCGGCACCGCGCGCGACGCCCACTTCAGCATGATCAACGGCCGGGTTGTCATGCGCGACGGTGTCATTCCCGGGGTCGATCTCCCGTCGCTGGCGGCGGCGGGGCAGCGCATCTTCGACAAGCTACGCGCCGCGTATGCCGAACGCGACGCGT from Leifsonia psychrotolerans encodes:
- a CDS encoding chlorohydrolase family protein; protein product: MTQLIRAAYALAHDGRQIVMLRDVAVAVEGPIVVAVAAGNGGRVLLDESPDAEIIDLGNSLLMPGLIDLDALGDIDHLNLDSWWTPDHEARLNWSSAYAAGGAREVLTADERSVLRRYSLVQLILHGITSAMPIATEVHGAWAETHDDLLDVARTASELGLRTFLGPSYRSAVHTTGSDGSAEMHEDEARGWDGFREAVRFLDTAAALQDPLVSGILAPCRVETVAEDVLRATAKESARRGVLVRAHATQELSERAIIREKHDATPLELLERVGLLNERLVLAHGVYLDVHPDVLGRDTGEIARLAAAGVSIVHCPLTNARYAFLLERISQYLDQGVNIALGTDSFPPDLIRAIDTGVQTAKAQHRDLSMGYLAQYVEAATMGGAKALHRADLGRIAHGATADLVAFSLDDFRGGVIDDPMRTLVLSGTARDAHFSMINGRVVMRDGVIPGVDLPSLAAAGQRIFDKLRAAYAERDALGGRETDLFPPLFPPGEQ